Proteins from a genomic interval of Rhodothermales bacterium:
- a CDS encoding dipeptidase has translation MDNALAYAHENQETFVGELQELLRIPSVSTDPSFKGEVRRAADWLVAHFHALGVTSARTVETEGHPVVFAEHISDPGLPTVLVYGHYDVQPADPLELWDSPPFEPVIKDNLIFGRGTCDDKGQLFMHLKALEAYVRTGTPLPVNLKYMIEGEEENGSANLPAFISAHRKELQADVVLVSDTALFGPGVPSITYGLRGLAYVEVTLTGPDRDLHSGIYGGAVENPINALASMIDGLHDEKHRVTIDGFYDNVIPLTETERATLASLPFDADAWAHEVGVSTMRTEEGYSPLEAATARPTLDCNGIWGGYTAEGAKTVLPAHASAKISMRLVPGQEPGEITDKIRRHFEKHVPPTMKLTFRDLHGGHGVLVDTDSPAMTAAKSAMEAVYGQEPFLVRGGGSIPVVADFKKELGLDTILMGFGLDTDAIHSPNECFGLDRFQEGIQSIIRFMSLYGGAA, from the coding sequence ATGGACAACGCCCTTGCCTACGCCCACGAAAACCAGGAGACCTTCGTGGGCGAGCTCCAGGAGCTTCTCCGGATCCCGTCCGTCAGCACGGATCCATCATTTAAAGGCGAAGTGCGCCGTGCCGCCGACTGGCTGGTCGCTCATTTCCACGCGCTCGGCGTGACTTCCGCGCGTACCGTGGAGACGGAAGGGCACCCAGTCGTCTTCGCCGAGCATATCAGCGACCCGGGCCTGCCGACGGTGCTGGTCTACGGCCACTACGATGTACAGCCGGCCGACCCGCTTGAGTTGTGGGATTCTCCACCGTTTGAGCCGGTCATCAAGGACAATCTGATTTTCGGCAGAGGCACCTGTGACGACAAGGGCCAGCTGTTCATGCATCTCAAGGCGCTGGAGGCTTACGTGCGCACGGGCACACCACTTCCGGTGAATCTGAAGTACATGATCGAGGGCGAAGAGGAGAATGGATCCGCGAACCTGCCCGCGTTCATCAGCGCCCATCGCAAGGAATTGCAGGCCGACGTGGTGCTGGTATCGGACACGGCCCTGTTCGGACCGGGCGTGCCGTCGATCACCTATGGCCTGCGTGGGCTGGCCTATGTGGAGGTCACGCTCACCGGGCCCGATCGTGACCTGCACTCCGGCATCTACGGAGGCGCCGTCGAGAACCCCATCAACGCGCTGGCCTCAATGATTGACGGCCTGCACGACGAGAAGCACCGGGTTACGATCGACGGGTTCTACGACAACGTCATTCCCCTGACGGAGACCGAACGCGCTACCCTGGCATCGCTGCCCTTCGACGCGGACGCGTGGGCACACGAAGTCGGCGTCAGCACCATGCGCACGGAGGAGGGCTACTCCCCGCTTGAGGCCGCTACGGCTCGACCAACGCTGGACTGCAACGGCATCTGGGGGGGCTACACCGCCGAGGGTGCCAAAACGGTGCTGCCCGCCCACGCCAGTGCCAAGATTTCGATGCGCCTGGTGCCAGGCCAGGAGCCGGGAGAGATCACCGACAAAATCCGCCGGCACTTTGAGAAGCACGTTCCGCCTACCATGAAGCTGACCTTCCGCGATCTGCACGGCGGTCACGGTGTGCTTGTGGATACGGACAGCCCCGCCATGACGGCGGCCAAATCCGCCATGGAGGCGGTATACGGCCAGGAGCCCTTCCTGGTACGCGGAGGCGGCAGCATCCCGGTGGTAGCCGATTTCAAGAAGGAGCTCGGCCTGGATACCATTCTCATGGGTTTCGGCCTGGACACGGACGCGATTCACTCTCCGAACGAGTGCTTCGGACTGGACCGATTTCAGGAAGGCATCCAGTCGATTATCCGTTTCATGAGCCTGTACGGAGGAGCGGCTTGA
- a CDS encoding SDR family oxidoreductase: MKTALITGGSRGLGRHAALQFAEAGYQVAVCGRTEGDLDEVVRDIHDIGGVATRGVFDIRDRNAVHTFVAEVEHNLGAIDVLINNAGFSYYKPFVEWTGDELDDVLDVNLKGTVYACHAVAPLMIARKSGYIINIASDIGRRPIANMAAYVAAKHAVVGFTGSLYRELREHDVKVSVVLPGIIDTHFGGTSPGSRDHHWSMKPEDVATVLLQMVQQPGNLVLDEVQLHPLGQEI, encoded by the coding sequence TTGAAAACAGCGCTGATTACCGGGGGCAGTCGCGGTCTGGGTCGCCACGCGGCCCTGCAGTTTGCCGAAGCGGGGTACCAGGTGGCGGTCTGCGGCCGCACGGAAGGAGACCTCGACGAGGTGGTGCGCGACATTCACGACATCGGAGGCGTCGCCACCCGGGGAGTGTTCGACATCCGGGACAGGAATGCCGTACACACGTTTGTCGCCGAGGTCGAGCACAACCTGGGGGCCATCGACGTCCTGATCAACAATGCAGGCTTCAGTTACTACAAGCCGTTTGTTGAGTGGACGGGCGATGAGCTCGACGACGTCCTGGACGTCAATCTGAAGGGTACGGTCTACGCATGCCACGCCGTCGCGCCGCTCATGATCGCCCGCAAGAGCGGGTACATCATCAATATTGCGTCCGACATCGGCCGGCGACCCATCGCCAACATGGCTGCCTACGTGGCGGCCAAACATGCCGTAGTCGGCTTCACCGGATCCCTGTATCGGGAGTTACGTGAGCACGACGTCAAGGTGTCCGTGGTGTTGCCGGGCATCATCGACACGCACTTCGGCGGAACGTCACCGGGGAGTCGGGACCACCACTGGTCCATGAAGCCCGAAGATGTGGCCACGGTGCTGCTTCAGATGGTGCAGCAGCCGGGCAATCTGGTGCTGGACGAGGTGCAGCTGCACCCCCTGGGGCAGGAGATCTGA
- a CDS encoding OmpA family protein: protein MKKILVALVALTLTGCSSLNNAEKGGAIGAAAGAAIGGLIGKKSADKPVTGVIVGAAAGGTVGAIIGAQMDKQAEELEEDLEGASVERVGEGILVTFDSAILFAVDSDDLSAQSRVNLADLANSLNEYEGTEVVIAGHTDSTGPEAYNLDLSEDRAQSAALFLAEQGVDAARISISAYGETQPIASNETVEGRAQNRRVEVAIYATDEYKEQLASQSGS, encoded by the coding sequence ATGAAAAAGATTCTTGTAGCGCTTGTCGCGCTAACACTTACAGGCTGTTCGAGCCTGAATAACGCCGAAAAAGGCGGCGCCATCGGAGCCGCCGCAGGGGCGGCCATCGGAGGTCTCATCGGCAAGAAATCCGCCGACAAGCCGGTGACGGGCGTCATCGTCGGAGCAGCAGCCGGCGGCACCGTCGGAGCCATCATCGGGGCCCAGATGGACAAGCAGGCCGAGGAACTCGAAGAAGACCTGGAGGGCGCCAGCGTTGAGCGCGTGGGAGAAGGCATTCTCGTGACGTTCGACTCCGCCATCCTCTTCGCCGTGGACTCCGATGACCTGTCGGCCCAGTCCCGGGTGAACCTTGCCGACCTCGCAAACAGCCTGAACGAGTATGAAGGCACCGAGGTCGTCATTGCCGGCCACACCGATTCCACCGGCCCGGAGGCATACAACCTCGACCTGTCCGAGGACCGCGCCCAGAGCGCCGCGCTGTTTCTGGCGGAGCAGGGCGTCGATGCGGCACGCATCTCAATCTCTGCTTATGGAGAAACCCAGCCCATCGCATCCAACGAGACCGTTGAGGGTCGGGCTCAGAACCGTCGTGTGGAAGTAGCGATCTACGCCACTGACGAATACAAGGAGCAGCTCGCTTCGCAGTCCGGCTCCTAG